One Nitrospirota bacterium genomic window carries:
- a CDS encoding cellulose biosynthesis cyclic di-GMP-binding regulatory protein BcsB — protein MKAKSIFALVAMNFLGLFYSIQITEAEVIKLPLYKLSPVKAMDLKCSSAAAEISIAIPERWKVEKAVLEFNYTNSTALLPNRSRMVVRLNGFPVEQFNLNPQFPDKSAKIVLPELLFETGYNRLTFDVAQHYTNECEDTCAKELWTTLRLDQAFLELEYSLRPVPQKLSSLDKFLFDPKILPYGEINVVVSNTKEDMITNVAIVASSIAKKFDYKKVIFTVSKDIKPGVDNVIVGESSFITDYLKQKGVALSEIKGPFLKLMSLPAGEKADTQHMLLVISGKNVDEVKLAAETMSVISLPYPDTSETTISELTLPDITLYGGRQTIVPNKRYTFKTMDFPDYTFRGFNSMSKDISFRLSPDFFIKPNQYAEILLTTAYGAGMRSDSVLNILINNVHVSAISLDNKNGAIIEDYKMNIPTHMFKVGSNILTFEPILVPSVSKNCELPQDRSLFLTIFGKSSMKFPAMPHIVDLPKLELFMSSGFPVTRWPDGFESLIYLTNGNLDNIAAAFNLIGLITQKNGYPLFETKFTYTNPISWKGEVIIIGDTGTLPENIKKLTPLKLTAKSVIPYPVVKSWSDEITIALSKQTVSISEGKGAIMEFQSPYAEGRTAILLTAATTKDIFALSDALLDPNVQGDCKGDLSLIDLTPPNFKVNSLNVGGRYFAGKSGATSKLDMYLYVYPWLYYVAIGLAVTVIGSTLYIILKAYRKRRLNVGKNTDNSG, from the coding sequence ATGAAAGCAAAGAGCATATTTGCTCTGGTAGCAATGAACTTTTTAGGGCTCTTTTACTCTATACAAATTACTGAGGCAGAGGTAATCAAACTTCCCTTATATAAGCTATCTCCCGTTAAAGCAATGGATCTTAAATGCTCAAGTGCTGCCGCTGAAATATCTATAGCAATTCCTGAGAGATGGAAAGTGGAGAAAGCCGTGCTTGAATTCAATTACACCAACTCAACAGCTCTCTTACCCAACAGATCCCGCATGGTTGTCAGGTTAAACGGCTTTCCTGTGGAGCAGTTTAATCTCAATCCCCAGTTTCCTGATAAAAGTGCTAAAATAGTTTTACCGGAACTTTTGTTTGAGACGGGTTATAATCGCCTGACTTTTGATGTTGCCCAGCACTATACTAATGAGTGCGAAGATACGTGTGCCAAAGAGCTCTGGACCACGCTAAGGCTTGACCAGGCTTTTTTGGAACTTGAGTACTCCCTGCGTCCCGTGCCTCAGAAATTATCATCCCTTGATAAATTCCTGTTTGACCCCAAAATTCTGCCATATGGCGAAATAAACGTTGTTGTTTCAAACACAAAAGAGGACATGATAACAAATGTTGCCATAGTGGCATCAAGCATTGCTAAAAAATTCGACTATAAAAAGGTGATCTTCACTGTCTCTAAAGATATTAAACCAGGGGTTGACAATGTTATCGTGGGAGAAAGCAGCTTTATAACTGATTATCTTAAGCAAAAAGGCGTAGCCTTAAGTGAAATTAAGGGACCGTTTCTTAAACTTATGAGTTTACCAGCCGGGGAAAAAGCTGACACGCAGCATATGCTTCTTGTAATCTCCGGTAAAAACGTAGATGAGGTGAAACTGGCAGCAGAAACAATGTCTGTTATTTCGCTTCCATATCCAGACACCAGTGAAACGACTATTTCTGAGTTGACTCTCCCTGACATCACCCTCTATGGAGGCAGGCAAACAATCGTTCCAAACAAGAGATACACCTTTAAGACCATGGATTTCCCGGATTATACCTTTAGGGGATTTAACTCAATGTCTAAGGACATTTCTTTTCGCCTGTCGCCGGATTTTTTCATAAAACCAAATCAATACGCAGAGATTCTTCTGACAACCGCATATGGTGCCGGGATGAGGTCCGATTCTGTTTTGAATATTTTAATAAACAACGTACATGTTTCTGCAATCAGTCTTGATAACAAAAATGGCGCAATCATTGAGGATTACAAGATGAATATACCTACGCATATGTTTAAAGTGGGTTCCAATATACTTACTTTTGAACCCATATTGGTGCCCTCGGTCTCTAAGAATTGTGAGTTACCTCAGGACAGAAGCCTCTTTCTGACCATATTCGGAAAATCCTCGATGAAATTTCCGGCAATGCCTCATATCGTGGATTTACCAAAGCTGGAACTTTTTATGAGCAGCGGTTTTCCTGTCACACGATGGCCGGATGGTTTTGAGTCACTAATATATCTGACAAACGGTAATTTAGACAATATAGCCGCAGCTTTTAACTTAATCGGACTTATTACTCAAAAAAACGGCTACCCTCTGTTTGAGACAAAGTTTACCTACACTAATCCCATAAGCTGGAAAGGGGAAGTTATCATAATTGGAGACACCGGCACTCTGCCAGAAAACATTAAAAAGTTAACACCACTTAAACTCACTGCCAAGTCTGTGATTCCATATCCTGTTGTAAAGAGCTGGAGTGATGAGATAACTATTGCCCTCAGTAAGCAAACGGTTAGCATAAGCGAGGGTAAAGGCGCTATCATGGAATTTCAGTCGCCATATGCCGAGGGCAGAACAGCAATACTATTGACTGCCGCAACGACAAAAGATATTTTTGCGCTCTCTGATGCCCTTTTAGATCCTAATGTTCAGGGAGATTGCAAAGGAGACTTGAGCCTGATAGACCTTACTCCGCCAAACTTTAAGGTAAATTCTTTAAATGTCGGAGGAAGATATTTTGCCGGTAAATCAGGTGCAACATCAAAACTGGATATGTATTTGTATGTTTATCCGTGGCTATACTATGTAGCCATTGGATTAGCCGTGACAGTCATAGGTTCTACTTTATATATTATATTGAAAGCATATAGAAAAAGGAGGTTGAACGTTGGTAAAAATACGGACAATAGTGGTTAG